The following coding sequences are from one Augochlora pura isolate Apur16 chromosome 6, APUR_v2.2.1, whole genome shotgun sequence window:
- the Mahj gene encoding lisH and WD40 domain-containing protein mahjong: MSSAESLAEETDVVQILRQWEEKHLTPTYDPIPTLQRLAEIIELETENYLKMDPDPFDERHPSRTDPECNFGHILKVLFRKDNFMTKLINDYLRDTYWSRAGVTGRDVRKLNIAACRLMLDILPGLETSAVFQPDMEGLIHRLFSWAEKSIEPLQSYATGLVAAAMEVQEIATGFREQNGKMVPLMLQRLHKLQEKAQEDRQLAANNRPFAHFGEDRNSLGNGENKGVSGKRKVREKRKENGVLKSPNHSDCFSEKEDDYLQSPDDSAPLPKKKKNDTECETPLKNDVMHLEIMSPPLSVPKSFNSNNQMTPSKAQSTHSRPMSASSARCNLSKNSAPLSQSSSSPSTLLEGNSNSSWAEMESYVIGNMQIHPPTISTRQMLILRYLTPMGEYQEFLGHVFEQNALELILKYINVRETKDSRLAFEALKYLASLLCHKKFSIEFLNVGGLQKLLDVPRPSVAATGVSICLYYLAYCEDAMERVCLLPKHVISDLVTYALWLLERSHDSGRCHATMFFGFSFPFKVILQEFDAQDGLRKLFNVISTLPILNLEEEPTLNDDEECAYRQIVRHVAVALKRYMEAHLHLKAEQLQRAENVRAERDTLQPSLPPYKACKLSSEEVQAKLEILQELMSVRAVWPPVEELHRLGGITLLLQIIAFAREWNYSGRVHTTSSAETVRSCLDVIAICSVVPKVMLLLCERVDMPDMSMTMAINLLLAAAECEIIADADVQRAALRAVINCVCAPINRIGGNVARYSVTGSAKKKANINNSEELIQKIWESVRSNNGIMVLLQLMMVKTPITDADSIRALACRALAGLARSEKVRQIISKLPMFTDGQIQALMKDPILQEKRQEHVMFQKYALELMERVSGKAKPTGAEYEISLASLHRANVVAQTRIQYNEQQLNQLIYQHLISKGLTETATTLQKEATLDSSTTMKPIITYHPLTHRNPATTGPRNGFSPGAPVNLYNTSRSNQREVTSRTNTTPTSSSRFISHSATSSSSSPLTSANNLRLKLSDCPNQNAVPPSTNQPIKLQITTKKNQVDKQPLVNSMNCQSTIQSTTCRSLQKQISRDPGGVTAAGVATSNPSTITLDSIITEYLTNQHALCKNPMVTCPQFNLFEPHKCPDPCTRNSTPTNVTVRLSRRALGIDGRRLDRRHIYSRFCPVKTFRPTDLGSFTCCIFLPCQDYLMLGTYAGDVKMVNAHTGLEEATYPCQESYVYHMECNQRGNLLLCSTAWRSPMSALWSLGTFFELKLSLENEGYLEFGKLQDRIIGTQAESATIYDIATGKLLTTLTPAISNQYTKNRATFSMNDELVLSDGILWDVNSGKEIHKFDKLNQTLNGVFNPNGTEVVSNTEVWDLRTFHLLKTVPTLDQMEVIFSPVNNIIYAVPLDQENRDESHYVTTSFKTLDALDYSNVATCDVKRGIYGLACNKFDTQIAIVENQGEYHSVQESCIRLYDVGRRRDDEDEADEDDDEDDLDASEDDGSNSGSDDNNADDADNSDAGTEENGDENERNDRENNDDDDDDAADGDDSGEDLSDYSRSPDFPEFSLSDVDVDDFEILFS; encoded by the exons ATGTCAAGTGCAGAATCTTTAGCAGAAGAAACTGATGTAGTTCAAATCCTTCGACAATGGGAAGAAAAACATTTGACACCTACATATGATCCTATACCAACACTTCAAAGACTGgcagaaattatagaattggaaacagaaaattatttgaaaatggaTCCAGATCCATTTGATGAAAGACATCCATCACGTACAGATCCAGAGTGTAATTTTGGGCATATattgaaagttttatttagaaaagatAACTTTATGACCAAG CTTATAAACGATTATTTGCGAGATACTTACTGGTCTCGTGCAGGTGTCACAGGTCGTGATGTTAGAAAACTGAATATTGCAGCCTGTCGCCTTATGCTCGATATTCTCCCTGGATTAGAAACTTCTGCAGTTTTTCAACCTGATATGGAAGGACTTATTCATCGCCTCTTTTCATGGGCAGAAAAAAGTATAGAACCTTTGCAAAGTTATGCAACTGGTCTTGTAGCTGCAGCTATGGAAGTACAAGAGATTGCTACAg GATTTAGAGAACAGAATGGAAAAATGGTGCCTTTAATGTTACAAAGGCTTCATAAATTACAGGAGAAGGCACAGGAAGATAGACAACTCGCAGCTAATAATAGACCATTTGCACATTTTGGTGAAGATAGGAATAGTTTAGGAAATGGAGAAAATAAAGGTGTAtctggaaaaagaaaa GTCcgagaaaaacgaaaagaaaatggagTTCTTAAAAGCCCCAATCATAGTGATTGTTTTTCTGAGAAAGAAGATGATTATCTTCAGTCTCCAGATGACTCTGCTCCATTacctaaaaagaaaaaaaatgatacagAGTGTGAAACACCCTTAAAGAACGATGTCATGCATTTAGAAATAATGTCTCCACCTTTATCAGTGCCAAAGAGCTTCAATTCTAATAATCAAATGACACCATCTAAGGCACAAAGCACTCATAGCAGACCAATGAGTGCTTCTTCAGCACGTTGTAATCTGTCAAAGAACTCGGCACCTTTGTCACAGAGTTCTAGTTCCCCATCTACTTTATTGGAAGGAAATTCTAATTCCTCATGGGCAGAAATGGAGTCATATGTTATTGGAAATATGCAAATACATCCTCCAACAATATCTACAAGGCAAATGTTAATATTGAG GTATCTCACACCAATGGGTGAATATCAAGAATTCTTAGGTCATGTATTTGAACAAAATGCTTTGGAActaattcttaaatatattaatgttagaGAAACCAAGGATAGTCGTCTAGCCTTTGAAGCTCTGAAATATTTAGCTTCTCTTCTCTGCCATAAGAAATTCTCTATTGAGTTCCTCAATGTTGGAGGTTTACAAAAACTATTAGATGTTCCAAGACCTAGTGTTGCAGCAACTGGTGTTTCTATATGTTTATACTACTTAGCATACTGTGAAGATGCAATGGAAAGGGTGTGTCTGTTGCCAAAACATGTTATATCAGATCTTGTTACTTATGCATTATGGCTCTTAGAACGGAGTCATGATTCTGGCAGATGTCACGCAACAATGTTTTTTGGTTTCTCCTTTccatttaaagtaatattacaGGAATTTGATGCACAGGATGGATTAAGAAAACTTTTTAATGTG atatCCACAttaccaattttaaatttagaagAAGAACCAACATTAAATGATGATGAAGAGTGCGCTTATAGACAAATAGTTCGACACGTTGCAGTAGCTTTGAAACGGTATATGGAAGCCCACTTACATCTAAAAGCAGAGCAACTACAGAGAGCTGAAAATGTTAGAGCCGAACGTGATACATTGCAACCATCTTTACCTCCTTATAAAGCTTGTAAATTAAGTAGTGAAGAAGTACAAGCAAag ctgGAAATTCTTCAAGAATTAATGTCTGTAAGAGCAGTATGGCCTCCCGTAGAAGAACTACATCGTCTAGGAGGCATAACACTTCTACTCCAAATTATTGCTTTTGCTAGAGAATGGAATTATAGCGGCCGTGTTCACACAACTTCCAGTGCAGAAACAGTTCGTTCCTGTCTTGATGTAATAGCCATTTGTTCTGTCGTGCCAAAAGTAATGCTTCTACTTTGTGAAAGAGTGGATATGCCAGATATGTCGATGACGATGGCAATCAATTTACTTCTGGCTGCTGCAGAGTGTGAAATTATTGCTGATGCTGATGTGCAAAGAGCTGCATTAAGAGCTGTAATCAATTGTGTTTGTGCTCCAATAAACAgg ATTGGTGGTAACGTTGCTAGATATTCAGTAACAGGTTCTGCTAAAAAGaaagcaaatattaataacagtgaagaattaattcaaaaaatttggGAGAGTGTCAGATCCAATAATGGAATAATg GTGTTGTTACAATTAATGATGGTGAAAACTCCAATCACAGATGCAGACAGCATAAGAGCATTAGCATGTCGCGCTCTGGCAGGATTGGCACGTAGTGAAAAAGTCAGACAAATCATTAGTAAGCTTCCAATGTTTACTGATGGGCAAATTCAGGCCTTAATGAAAGATCCTATACTTCAAGAAAAAAGACAGGAACATGttatgtttcaaaaatatgcTTTAGAGCTAATGGAAAGGGTGTCTGGAAAAGCAAAACCTACTGGGGCAgaatatgaaatttctttAGCTAGTCTACACAGA GCAAACGTGGTAGCACAAACAAGAATACAATACAACGAACAACAGTTGaatcaattaatatatcaacatttaatatcaaaagGCTTAACAGAAACAGCAACAACTCTTCAAAAAGAAGCTACCCTAGATTCTTCAACAACAATGAAACCTATAATAACATATCATCCGCTTACGCATCGTAATCCAGCAACCACCGGA CCTAGGAATGGATTTTCACCAGGAGCGCctgttaatttatacaatacaagTAGATCTAATCAAAGAGAAGTGACTTCTCGAACTAACACTACCCCTACTTCGTCATCGAGATTTATATCCCATTCAGCTACTAGTTCAAGCTCATCGCCTCTGACATCTGCAAATAACCTGCGCTTGAAACTTTCTGACTGTCCCAATCAAAATGCTGTTCCACCTAGCACAAATCAGCCAATTAAGttacaaattacaacaaa aaAAAATCAAGTTGATAAACAGCCTCTAGTTAATTCTATGAACTGTCAATCTACTATTCAGTCGACTACATGCAGATCAttacaaaaacaaatttcaagaGATCCTGGAGGCGTCACAGCTGCTGGAGTTGCTACCTCTAATCCATCTACTATAACATTGGATTCCattattacagaatatttaacTAATCAACATGCATTGTGTAAAAATCCTATGGTTACTTGTCCACAATTTAATCTTTTTGA ACCACATAAGTGTCCAGATCCTTGTACAAGGAACTCAACACCAACAAATGTAACTGTAAGACTATCGAGAAGAGCATTAGGTATAGATGGTAGAAGATTGGATAGAAGGCATATTTATAGCCGGTTTTGCCCTGTAAAAACTTTCAGGCCTACGGATCTTGGAAGTTTTACCTGTTGCATTTTCTTG cCTTGTCAGGATTATCTAATGTTAGGTACTTATGCGGGGGATGTTAAAATGGTCAATGCACATACAGGTTTAGAGGAAGCAACGTATCCATGTCAGGAGTCTTATGTTTACCATATGGAATGCAATCAGcgcggaaatttattattatgttctACTGCATGGAGGAGCCCCATGTCCGCACTTTGGAGTTTAGGAACTttctttgaattaaaattgtctttagAAAATGAAGGTTATCTTGAATTTGGAAAACTCCAAGATAGAATTATTGGAACTCAAGCTGAAAGTGCTACA atttatgaTATAGCAACTGGGAAACTACTAACTACTCTTACACCTGCAATTTCTAACCAATACACCAAAAATCGAGCCACGTTCAGCATGAATGATGAACTAGTTTTAAGTGATGGAATTCTGTGGGACGTAAATTCGGGAAAAGAAATTcacaaatttgataaattaaatcaaacaCTTAACGGAGTTTTCAATCCTAATG GTACAGAGGTGGTATCAAATACAGAAGTTTGGGATTTAAGAACTTTCCATTTATTGAAAACAGTGCCAACCCTTGATCAAATGGAAGTAATATTTTCAccagttaataatattatatatgcgGTACCTTTGGATCAAGAAAATAGAGACGAATCACATTATGTTACTACTTCATTTAAAACACTGGATGCTCTGGATTACAGTAATGTTg cgACTTGTGACGTCAAAAGAGGAATTTACGGGCTGGCTTGTAATAAATTCGACACACAAATAGCCATAGTTGAAAATCAGGGTGAATATCATAGTGTCCAAGAATCTTGCATTAGGCTATACGATGTCGGTAGAAGGAGAGATGATGAGGATGAAGCTGATGAAGATGATGATGAAGATGACCTTGATGCAAGTGAAGATGATGGCTCAAATTCTGGCTCTGATGATAATAATGCTGATG acGCAGATAATTCAGATGCCGGTACGGAAGAAAATGGTGATGAAAATGAGCGTAATGATCGTGAAAATAATGACGACGATGATGACGATGCAGCTGACGGCGATGATTCCGGGGAAGATCTTTCGGATTATAGTCGATCACCTGATTTTCCAGAGTTTTCTCTTTCTGATGTTGATGTCGatgatttcgaaattcttttttcataa
- the Vha26 gene encoding V-type proton ATPase subunit Vha26, protein MALSDADVQKQINHMMAFIEQEANEKAEEIDAKAEEEFNIEKGRLVQQQRLKIMEYYEKKEKQVELQKKIQSSNMLNQARLKVLKVREDHVRNVLDEARKRLGEVTKDARYKDILKLLIVQGLFQLTESHVTIRVRQVDLPLVESLIDSVQDAYKQATMKDVTVKIDQDNFISADSCGGVDLFAARGRIKVSNTLETRLELIAAQLIPEIRGSLFGNNPNRKFTD, encoded by the exons ATGGCACTAAGCGATGCAGATGTACAGAAACAG ATTAATCATATGATGGCCTTTATTGAACAAGAAGCTAATGAAAAGGCAGAAGAAATTGATGCTAAAGCTGaggaagaatttaatattgaaaaaggtCGCTTGGTTCAGCAACAAAGATTAAAAATCATGGAATACTacgagaaaaaggagaaacaaGTTGaactacaaaaaaaaat TCAGTCATCAAACATGCTGAATCAGGCACGTTTGAAAGTTTTGAAAGTAAGGGAAGATCATGTTCGTAATGTACTAGATGAAGCTAGGAAGAGATTAGGAGAAGTAACTAAAGATGCACGATACAaggacattttaaaattattgattgtgCAAGGCTTATTTCAG CTGACAGAAAGCCATGTTACTATTCGCGTACGTCAAGTGGATCTGCCTTTGGTTGAATCACTTATTGACAGTGTTCAAGATGCTTATAAACAAGCAACAATGAAAGATGTAACAGTTAAAATTgatcaagataattttatctCAGCCGACAGTTGTGGTGGTGTTGATCTATTTGCAGCAAGAG GACGCATAAAAGTCAGCAACACTTTGGAAACACGATTAGAATTAATCGCAGCACAATTAATACCAGAAATACGTGGTTCTCTGTTTGGAAACAATCCCAATCGCAAGTTCACTGATTAA
- the Pex13 gene encoding peroxisomal biogenesis factor 13 produces the protein MAPERLINITGNQLRNVPQFTSSLSNASVPFTGISNQSGNPPPIPPRQPVQNYSGINDYRMYGSNYYNGYGYGSQYRGPSAYGGYSSYGYSPYSNYNNYGSFSNPSGDVENRFFQYFEENTRPTFQLIETVLQTFSSMTMLLESTYFTLTNSFKAIISVAENVGRLRSTISQLFNTFALIRLLKWLYKKIACTAGFQDESSLNDELWERSISKIGNENVNNSSFWSGLFLFSVLFLIPYIIHKITNSIRNVQVKGKDPKDWYQYEQPVFVATVLYDFTASNSEELSIRVGQKLYLAPQALQPKNLPGWCRATDNTNVGLIPYNYIKVIGQLKKRKENEVTSATEEKSSNDSNYKNATENSEIFKTTENVTTDMETQSI, from the exons ATGGCGCCagaaagattaattaatattactggaAATCAGTTGAGAAATGTCCCGCAGTTTACATCCAG tttatCAAATGCTTCAGTACCATTTACTGGTATAAGCAATCAATCAGGAAATCCACCACCAATACCACCTCGTCAACcagttcaaaattattctggTATAAATGATTATAGAATGTACGGATCCAACTATTATAATGGATATGGGTATGGAAGTCAATACAGAGGACCTAGTGCTTACGGAGGATATAGTTCATATGGTTATAGTccatattctaattataataattatggatCTTTTAGTAATCCTAGTGGCGATGTTGAAAATAg ATTCTTCCAGTACTTTGAAGAAAATACTAGACcaacatttcaattaattgaaacagtACTACAAACATTTTCATCAATGACAATGCTTCTGGAATCaacatattttactttaacaaattCGTTTAAGGCAATTATAAGTGTTGCTGAAAATGTGGGAAGGTTACGTTCAACTATAAGTCAATTGTTTAATACTTTTGCTTTAATTAGGCTTTTAAAATGGTTATACAAGAAAATTGCATGCACAGCTG GTTTTCAAGATGAAAGTTCCCTGAATGATGAATTATGGGAAAGATCTATCTCAAAAattggaaatgaaaatgttaataattcttctttctGGTCTGGTCTTTTTCTCTTtagtgttctttttttaataccgtatataattcataaaattacaaatagtaTTCGGAACGTGCAAGTAAAAG gTAAGGATCCAAAGGATTGGTATCAATATGAACAACCAGTATTTGTTGCAACAGTGTTATATGATTTCACTGCATCAAACAGTGAAGAATTAAGTATAAGAGTTGGTCAGAAACTTTATCTTGCACCTCAAGCTCTACAACCAAAAAATTTGCCAGGATGGTGCAGAGCTACTGACAATACAAACGTTGGCCTCATTCcgtataattatatcaagGTTATAGGACAATTAAAGAAACGGAAGGAAAATGAAGTAACTTCTGCAACTGAAGAAAAATCTTCTAACgacagtaattataaaaatgctacTGAAAATTCagagatttttaaaacaacTGAAAATGTTACAACTGATATGGAAAcacaatctatttaa